The following are encoded in a window of Flavobacterium psychrotrophum genomic DNA:
- a CDS encoding porin, whose translation MTLRHLLCAGLIMAGTVSLYAQDNNTKTTSVAVTEPTDALHSQNEKKPVEEKKWYDRFSIRGYLQFRQNNLINTNDDLGCAQCDANWGGNGGISIRRARINILGQVYQNIYFKLEADFAASVTGSTTGNYTQLRDAYVDVGLDPENVLKVRIGQSKVPYGFENLQSSGNRLMLDRADAMNSALLNERDLGAFLYFTPVKFKKLYADLVNQNYKGSGDFGLLAFGVYNGQATNRQEMNKSQHIVARATYPFIIGNQIIEASLQGYAGRYVLYDSQLTSGISYTADKNYTDQRAAASFILYPRPFGIQAEYNIGRGPQFDKTTLSIVEKDLDGGYVMTSYRLPVKNMLFFPFARYQYYNGGRKFETDARSYAVHQIDLGMEWQVNKYFELSAEYCISDRQYEDYALQDNHQKGNSLRVQAQVNF comes from the coding sequence ATGACACTACGACACCTCCTGTGTGCGGGCTTGATAATGGCCGGTACTGTAAGCTTATATGCACAGGATAACAACACAAAAACTACTTCTGTGGCAGTAACTGAGCCTACAGACGCATTACACTCCCAAAATGAAAAGAAACCTGTTGAAGAAAAGAAGTGGTACGACCGCTTTAGTATTCGCGGATATTTACAGTTTAGGCAAAACAATTTAATTAATACTAATGATGACCTGGGATGCGCCCAGTGCGATGCTAACTGGGGTGGTAATGGAGGCATATCAATAAGGCGTGCGCGTATAAATATTCTCGGCCAGGTATACCAAAACATTTACTTTAAGCTTGAAGCTGATTTTGCAGCAAGCGTAACAGGAAGTACAACAGGAAACTATACCCAACTTAGGGATGCTTATGTAGATGTAGGCCTTGACCCTGAAAATGTTTTAAAAGTAAGAATAGGGCAAAGTAAAGTACCTTATGGGTTCGAAAACCTGCAAAGTAGCGGAAACCGCCTGATGCTGGACCGTGCCGATGCCATGAACAGTGCGCTGCTTAACGAGCGTGACCTGGGTGCTTTTCTTTATTTTACCCCTGTAAAGTTTAAAAAACTATATGCTGATCTTGTAAATCAAAACTATAAAGGATCTGGCGACTTTGGTTTATTAGCATTCGGGGTTTATAACGGCCAGGCAACAAACCGTCAGGAAATGAACAAAAGTCAGCACATTGTAGCAAGAGCCACTTACCCGTTTATAATAGGTAACCAGATTATAGAAGCCAGCTTACAAGGATATGCCGGGCGCTATGTATTATATGATTCTCAACTAACATCGGGCATTAGCTATACTGCCGACAAAAATTATACAGACCAGCGTGCAGCGGCCAGTTTTATACTCTATCCCCGCCCTTTTGGTATACAGGCAGAATACAACATAGGCCGTGGCCCACAGTTTGATAAAACAACACTGTCTATTGTAGAAAAAGACCTTGACGGGGGTTATGTAATGACAAGTTACAGGCTACCGGTAAAAAATATGCTGTTTTTTCCGTTTGCGCGCTACCAGTACTATAATGGCGGCCGTAAGTTTGAAACCGATGCCCGCTCTTACGCAGTTCATCAAATAGACCTGGGAATGGAATGGCAGGTAAACAAGTACTTTGAACTAAGTGCAGAATATTGCATCTCTGACAGGCAGTATGAAGATTATGCCCTGCAGGATAATCACCAAAAAGGAAATTCGCTCAGGGTACAGGCGCAGGTTAACTTTTAA